One Cucurbita pepo subsp. pepo cultivar mu-cu-16 chromosome LG11, ASM280686v2, whole genome shotgun sequence DNA window includes the following coding sequences:
- the LOC111805517 gene encoding beta-hexosaminidase 3-like has protein sequence MREDRTGPSKSRYVPERQSDFGVPRCCSSFVNHFPHHLIVTFCYGFSALCGPISFFSICITLSSALIFSICITMAVHSSAILLLQLFFYFLVASAASRSNEIAGGVRIWPLPASVTHGGHRRLYVAKDLRLNTQGSNFSDASGILQEGFSRLLDVVRAAHVVDANLTRLGSSALLLGIHIVVSSPSDELQYGVDESYTLSVPAPTPGKPAYAYLQARTVYGALHGLQTFSQLCSFNFESRVIEVRKVPWNIIDQPRFSYRGLLIDTSRHYQPLPVIKKVIDSMAYAKLNVLHWHIVDTQSFPLEIPSFPKLWLGAYSKQERYTIADATEIVRYAQRRGVSVLAEVDVPGHALSWGVGYPALWPSKDCKQPLDVSNEFTFKVIDGILSDFSKIFKYRFVHLGGDEVNTTCWTVTPHIRNWLRKQGMKESDAYKYFVLQAQKIALSHGYELVNWEETFNDFGSELSRKTVVHNWLGTGVAPEVVAAGLRCIVSNQDSWYLDHIDTSWEQFYTNEPLKNITDPQHQKLVIGGEVCMWGENIDGSNIEQTIWPRAAAAAERLWTPYDNLAKDPNQVFARLTHFRCLLNQRGINAAPVSGLGRSAPWGPGSCYVQ, from the exons ATGAGAGAAGATAGAACTGGTCCAT CAAAAAGCCGGTACGTACCGGAAAGGCAGTCCGATTTTGGAGTTCCACgttgttgttcttcatttgttAATCATTTTCCCCATCATCTAATCGTCACTTTCTGCTATGGCTTCTCTGCTCTCTGTGGCccgatttctttcttctccatttgTATAACATTATCATCAGCACTTATCTTCTCCATTTGTATAACAATGGCAGTTCACTCCTCCGCCATTCTGCTTCTGCAgctctttttttactttttagtcGCTTCCGCCGCTTCCCGGAGCAATGAGATTGCCGGAGGTGTGCGGATATGGCCGTTGCCGGCGTCGGTCACTCATGGTGGCCACCGTCGGTTGTATGTTGCGAAGGATTTACGCCTCAACACTCAGGGCTCCAACTTTAGCGATGCTTCAGGGATACTCCAGGAGGGATTCTCCAGGTTACTTGATGTGGTTCGTGCTGCTCATGTTGTTGATGCTAATCTCACTCGCTTGGGTTCCTCTGCTCTGCTTCTTGGAATCCACATTGTTGTCTCTTCGCCTTCCGATGAG TTACAATATGGTGTAGACGAATCGTACACATTATCAGTCCCTGCACCTACACCTGGAAAGCCTGCCTATGCATATCTGCAG GCTCGTACAGTTTATGGGGCTTTGCATGGTCTTCAG ACCTTCAGTCAGTTATgctctttcaattttgaatcAAGGGTAATTGAAGTTCGCAAGGTACCATGGAATATTATTGATCAGCCAAGGTTCTCCTATCGAGGGCTCTTAATTG ATACTTCTCGACATTATCAGCCATTGCCAGTTATAAAGAAAGTGATTGATTCTATGGCATATGCAAAGCTG AATGTGTTGCACTGGCACATTGTCGATACACAATCTTTCCCATTGGAGATACCTTCATTCCCAAAACTTTGGCTTGGTGCTTATTCTAAGCAAGAACGGTACACAATTGCGGATGCTACAGAAATTGTGAG ATATGCACAACGACGTGGAGTCAGTGTATTAGCTGAAGTTGATGTTCCTGGACATGCTTTATCATG GGGAGTTGGCTATCCTGCGCTGTGGCCGTCAAAGGACTGTAAGCAGCCACTTGATGTCAGTAATGAGTTCACCTTTAAAGTAATAGATGGAATACTGTCGG ATTTCAGCAAGATCTTTAAGTATAGATTTGTTCACTTGGGAGGCGATGAAGTCAATACAA CTTGCTGGACGGTGACTCCTCATATAAGAAATTG GTTAAGAAAACAGGGTATGAAAGAATCTGATGCTTACAAGTACTTTGTCCTGCAAGCACAAAAAATAGCTTTGTCACATGGATATGAACTTGTAAATTG GGAAGAGACTTTTAATGATTTTGGCAGCGAATTGAGTCGAAAGACTGTTGTGCATAACTG GCTAGGAACTGGTGTAGCCCCCGAGGTTGTTGCAGCTGGGTTAAGATGCATTGTTAGCAACCAAGATAGTTGGTACTTGGACCACATAGACACAAGTTGGGAGCAGTTCTATACAAATGAGCCGCTTAAAAATATCACAGATCCTCAGCATCAAAAACTAGTCATTGGTGGGGAGGTATGCATGTGGGGTGAAAATATCGATGGGTCAAATATTGAGCAAACTATTTGGCCTCGTGCTGCAGCCGCTGCAG AGCGCCTTTGGACACCATATGACAATCTGGCTAAAGACCCCAATCAAGTTTTTGCAAGGTTGACACATTTCAGGTGTTTGCTGAATCAAAGAGGGATTAATGCCGCTCCTGTATCAGGACTCGGCAGATCTGCTCCTTGGGGTCCAGGTTCTTGTTATGTGCAATGA
- the LOC111805625 gene encoding sister chromatid cohesion 1 protein 4-like isoform X2: MFYSQFILAKKGPLGTIWIAAHLERKLRKNQVADTDIGVSVDSILFPDVPIALRLSSHLLLGVVRIYSRKVGYLFDDCSEALLKIKQAFRSTAVDLPPEESTAPYHSITLPETFDLDDFELPDNELYQGNYVDHHVSSREQITLQDTMEGVVYTTSQFGLDERFGDGDASQIGLDLDEELFAEKITVKEHDEILDNDVRAPSQSTVLKDTDANMEEILQDPASTTRRVDECNLSSVRDSDGSLKVEDHSTDLEAVGIENNESRKSNIYGGTTDVLGWSSHNDLDYESTRIMHPEENGHLSNDPKLEQFSLPTEKTKGEYDRTRSSLDATAVSPSCSGVTPDLEDFGHKARSDGTYALASEGQLSLKPMDNLVEVISPRKVAPDSTYREESPGRPEVIDAESKEFQEPKDTETQNSFNGEEITSMEKPVLQACNSHGIERDRSSLEGESYQATDAVTRNLEISEKGGTEVSEDGQASCRDPNKPFGSALSNDICTEISNRSPTSDFPAPEKLLSVPEGLTETHGDDLPLYSSLDKGNLTEDDGVSGTKLLSGKKRSFTESTLTAQSFNSAESVGVHRSKRVTESIPDDDDLLSSILVGRRSSVLKMKPSPPVHETISLKRSRPALRVGTSRKKVLMDDMMVLHGDTIRHQLTSTEDIRRVRKKAPCTRPEISMIQRQFLEDEIFSESIYSGISKELSSLHAEAFNLSEIRVYEKDPVGASTEAGNNFESAVRPNTTEESATETNPDAVVDKNDFESQPSRATIQIETQELALECPDLEVQDQQQVTSTENAGLEPIGEREKMDSEAGNIADAVDSFDIKELELPSLVIGDKYDDRNASLQMDISCFSPEKILESQSGVEDTFTVESGNVGLDTVNANDCTEIRDNVDDEKPDHNVSLVTSPRENGAKPAESILDVKLGEIDADGVNTADFVCDEKDGASLCLIDGAQMDPQYSPGFDMDFKSTSFNEVVNPSYPEEADLLDIVDTEMTVLDRPIAEDRGDFEDATVANDIEFLNADDDDEEDEDNAQFAADPSFLENSGWSSRTRAVARYLQNLFDRDSVHGRKVLHMDNLLVNKTRKEASRMFFETLVLKTKDYLHVEQERPFDNISLKPRINLMKSSF, encoded by the exons ATGTTCTATTCTCAATTCATATTGGCCAAGAAAGGACCGCTTGGGACAATATGGATAGCGGCTCATTTGGAGAGGAAGCTGCGGAAGAATCAAGTGGCGGACACTGATATCGGGGTCTCTGTTG ATTCAATTCTTTTCCCCGACGTGCCAATTGCACTGCGATTGTCCAGCCATCTTCTCCTTGGGGTGGTGAGGATATATTCTAGAAAGGTGGGTTACCTATTTGACGATTGTAGTGAAGCTCTGCTTAAGATAAAGCAAGCGTTCCGTTCTACTGCTGTCGATTTACCACCTGAAGAATCTACTGCTCCATATCATTCTATCACTTTGCCCGAAACTTTTGATCTCGATGATTTTGAGCTTCCAGACAACGAACTTTATCAGGG TAATTATGTTGATCATCACGTTAGTTCTCGGGAGCAAATCACCCTTCAAGATACTATGGAGGGTGTAGTCTACACCACTTCTCAATTTGGCTTGGATG AACGTTTCGGTGACGGAGATGCTTCACAAATTGGTTTAGATCTCGACGAG GAGCTCTTTGCGGAGAAGATCACCGTTAAGGAACACGATGAGATCTTAGA TAATGATGTTCGGGCACCTTCTCAATCAACCGTCTTGAAAGACACAGATGCGAATATGGAAGAAATCCTGCAG GATCCAGCATCTACCACGAGACGAGTGGATGAATGCAACTTGTCTAGCGTACGGGATAGTGATGGTTCTTTGAAAGTGGAAGATCATAGTACAGATCTGGAAGCTGTCggaattgaaaataatgaatcCAGGAAGTCGAATATTTACGGTGGTACTACTGATGTTTTAGGTTGGTCTTCCCATAATGATTTGGATTATGAGAGTACAAGAATCATGCATCCTGAAGAGAATGGCCATCTTTCTAATGACCCAAAACTTGAACAGTTTTCGTTGCCAACGGAAAAGACGAAAGGAG AATATGACCGTACCAGATCTTCGTTAGATGCAACTGCCGTGTCTCCTAGTTGCTCCGGTGTCACCCCTGATTTGGAGGACTTTGGCCATAAAGCTCGTTCGGATGGCACGTATGCATTAGCATCAGagggtcaactatccttaaaaCCCATGGACAACTTGGTTGAAGTGATCTCTCCTAGAAAAGTTGCCCCGGATTCAACGTACCGAGAGGAATCTCCTGGGAGACCTGAGGTTATTGATGCTGAATCTAAGGAATTTCAGGAGCCGAAGGACACCGAGACTCAAAATTCTTTCAATGGTGAAGAAATTACATCCATGGAGAAGCCTGTGCTTCAGGCATGCAATTCCCATGGAATCGAACGCGATAGGTCATCTCTTGAAG GTGAAAGCTACCAGGCAACTGATGCTGTGACGCGAAATTTGGAAATAAGCGAGAAAGGCGGTACAGAAGTTTCGGAAGATGGACAGGCTAGTTGCAGGGATCCGAACAAACCTTTTGGTTCTGCATTGTCTAATGATATTTGCACAGAGATTTCGAATAGGTCTCCGACCTCGGACTTCCCTGCACCGGAGAAGTTGCTGTCTGTACCAGAGGGCCTTACTGAAACACATGGTGACGACTTACCGTTGTATTCTTCACTGGACAAAGGAAACTTGACTGAGGACGACGGTGTTTCTGGAACTAAACTTTTATCTGGGAAGAAGCGAAGCTTTACTGAAAGTACTTTAACAGCCCAGAGTTTTAACTCAGCCGAGTCGGTTGGGGTGCACCGATCTAAGAGGGTTACCGAGTCCATTcctgatgatgatgatttgtTATCATCTATTTTAG TTGGAAGACGATCTTCggttttgaaaatgaaaccGTCACCTCctgtgcatgaaacaatatcTTTGAAACGTTCGCGACCTGCACTCCGAGTTGGCACCTCAAGGAAGAAGGTGCTTATGGATGATATGATGGTTTTGCATGGAGA CACAATACGTCACCAACTTACTAGCACTGAAGACATACGTCGTGTTCGGAAAAAGGCACCTTGTACTCGTCCGGAAATTTCAATGATTCAGAGACAATTCTTAGAAGATGAAATTTTCAGTGAATCCATATATTCAG GTATCTCCAAGGAACTGTCCTCATTGCATGCAGAAGCGTTTAACCTTAGTGAAATCAGGGTTTACGAGAAGGATCCCGTCGGTGCTTCGACCGAGGCAGGAAACAATTTCGAGTCTGCTGTTAGGCCAAATACCACTGAAGAAAGTGCTACAGAAACAAACCCTGATGCGGTGGTTGACAAAAATGATTTCGAATCTCAGCCTTCTCGGGCTACTATTCAGATTGAAACTCAAGAGTTAGCCTTAGAGTGTCCTGATCTTGAGGTTCAAGACCAGCAGCAAGTGACTTCAACTGAGAATGCTGGACTGGAACCCATTGGAGAGCGAGAAAAAATGGATTCTGAAGCCGGAAATATTGCTGATGCAGTCGATAGCTTCGATATCAAGGAGTTAGAGTTGCCGTCCTTAGTCATCGGGGATAAATATGATGATCGAAATGCTTCGTTGCAGATGGATATTTCTTGCTTTTCTCCGGAGAAAATATTGGAATCTCAGTCTGGTGTTGAAGATACTTTTACGGTGGAATCGGGGAATGTAGGTCTTGACACTGTTAATGCTAATGATTGCACCGAGATCAGAGATAACGTTGACGATGAAAAACCCGATCACAATGTTTCCCTTGTAACTTCACCTCGAGAAAATGGCGCCAAACCTGCCGAAAGCATCTTAGATGTTAAGTTAGGGGAAATCGATGCAGATGGAGTAAATACAGCAGATTTCGTTTGTGATGAGAAGGATGGAgcttctctttgtttaattgatGGAGCTCAGATGGATCCTCAATATTCACCAGGATTCGATATGGATTTTAAAAGTACCTCCTTCAATGAAGTTGTGAATCCGAGCTACCCTGAAGAAGCTGATTTGCTCGATATTGTGGACACTGAAATGACTGTCCTCGATCGTCCAATAGCCGAAGATCGTGGT GACTTCGAGGATGCCACGGTGGCTAATGATATAG AATTTTTGAACGCAGATGACgacgatgaagaagatgaggacAACGCGCAATTTGCAGCTGATCCTAGCTTTCTCGAAAACAGTGGATGGTCGTCCCGCACCAG GGCTGTGGCTAGATATCTTCAAAATCTCTTTGATAGGGACTCTGTACATGGGAGAAAGGTCCTTCACATGGATAACTTGCTCGTTAACAAAACTCGGAAGGAAGCATCGAGAATGTTTTTCGAGACACTG GTTCTCAAGACAAAGGATTACCTCCATGTAGAACAGGAGAGACCCTTTGACAACATTAGTCTAAAGCCAAGAATAAATCTCATGAAATCAAGTTTCTGA
- the LOC111805625 gene encoding sister chromatid cohesion 1 protein 4-like isoform X1, giving the protein MFYSQFILAKKGPLGTIWIAAHLERKLRKNQVADTDIGVSVDSILFPDVPIALRLSSHLLLGVVRIYSRKVGYLFDDCSEALLKIKQAFRSTAVDLPPEESTAPYHSITLPETFDLDDFELPDNELYQGNYVDHHVSSREQITLQDTMEGVVYTTSQFGLDERFGDGDASQIGLDLDEELFAEKITVKEHDEILDNDVRAPSQSTVLKDTDANMEEILQDPASTTRRVDECNLSSVRDSDGSLKVEDHSTDLEAVGIENNESRKSNIYGGTTDVLGWSSHNDLDYESTRIMHPEENGHLSNDPKLEQFSLPTEKTKGDALGGPITGEEMNNGVVINNEPEMTFLDHVDAEYDRTRSSLDATAVSPSCSGVTPDLEDFGHKARSDGTYALASEGQLSLKPMDNLVEVISPRKVAPDSTYREESPGRPEVIDAESKEFQEPKDTETQNSFNGEEITSMEKPVLQACNSHGIERDRSSLEGESYQATDAVTRNLEISEKGGTEVSEDGQASCRDPNKPFGSALSNDICTEISNRSPTSDFPAPEKLLSVPEGLTETHGDDLPLYSSLDKGNLTEDDGVSGTKLLSGKKRSFTESTLTAQSFNSAESVGVHRSKRVTESIPDDDDLLSSILVGRRSSVLKMKPSPPVHETISLKRSRPALRVGTSRKKVLMDDMMVLHGDTIRHQLTSTEDIRRVRKKAPCTRPEISMIQRQFLEDEIFSESIYSGISKELSSLHAEAFNLSEIRVYEKDPVGASTEAGNNFESAVRPNTTEESATETNPDAVVDKNDFESQPSRATIQIETQELALECPDLEVQDQQQVTSTENAGLEPIGEREKMDSEAGNIADAVDSFDIKELELPSLVIGDKYDDRNASLQMDISCFSPEKILESQSGVEDTFTVESGNVGLDTVNANDCTEIRDNVDDEKPDHNVSLVTSPRENGAKPAESILDVKLGEIDADGVNTADFVCDEKDGASLCLIDGAQMDPQYSPGFDMDFKSTSFNEVVNPSYPEEADLLDIVDTEMTVLDRPIAEDRGDFEDATVANDIEFLNADDDDEEDEDNAQFAADPSFLENSGWSSRTRAVARYLQNLFDRDSVHGRKVLHMDNLLVNKTRKEASRMFFETLVLKTKDYLHVEQERPFDNISLKPRINLMKSSF; this is encoded by the exons ATGTTCTATTCTCAATTCATATTGGCCAAGAAAGGACCGCTTGGGACAATATGGATAGCGGCTCATTTGGAGAGGAAGCTGCGGAAGAATCAAGTGGCGGACACTGATATCGGGGTCTCTGTTG ATTCAATTCTTTTCCCCGACGTGCCAATTGCACTGCGATTGTCCAGCCATCTTCTCCTTGGGGTGGTGAGGATATATTCTAGAAAGGTGGGTTACCTATTTGACGATTGTAGTGAAGCTCTGCTTAAGATAAAGCAAGCGTTCCGTTCTACTGCTGTCGATTTACCACCTGAAGAATCTACTGCTCCATATCATTCTATCACTTTGCCCGAAACTTTTGATCTCGATGATTTTGAGCTTCCAGACAACGAACTTTATCAGGG TAATTATGTTGATCATCACGTTAGTTCTCGGGAGCAAATCACCCTTCAAGATACTATGGAGGGTGTAGTCTACACCACTTCTCAATTTGGCTTGGATG AACGTTTCGGTGACGGAGATGCTTCACAAATTGGTTTAGATCTCGACGAG GAGCTCTTTGCGGAGAAGATCACCGTTAAGGAACACGATGAGATCTTAGA TAATGATGTTCGGGCACCTTCTCAATCAACCGTCTTGAAAGACACAGATGCGAATATGGAAGAAATCCTGCAG GATCCAGCATCTACCACGAGACGAGTGGATGAATGCAACTTGTCTAGCGTACGGGATAGTGATGGTTCTTTGAAAGTGGAAGATCATAGTACAGATCTGGAAGCTGTCggaattgaaaataatgaatcCAGGAAGTCGAATATTTACGGTGGTACTACTGATGTTTTAGGTTGGTCTTCCCATAATGATTTGGATTATGAGAGTACAAGAATCATGCATCCTGAAGAGAATGGCCATCTTTCTAATGACCCAAAACTTGAACAGTTTTCGTTGCCAACGGAAAAGACGAAAGGAG ATGCATTGGGTGGCCCAATCACAGGAGAAGAAATGAACAATGGAGTTGTAATAAACAATGAGCCTGAAATGACCTTTCTTGATCACGTTGATGCAGAATATGACCGTACCAGATCTTCGTTAGATGCAACTGCCGTGTCTCCTAGTTGCTCCGGTGTCACCCCTGATTTGGAGGACTTTGGCCATAAAGCTCGTTCGGATGGCACGTATGCATTAGCATCAGagggtcaactatccttaaaaCCCATGGACAACTTGGTTGAAGTGATCTCTCCTAGAAAAGTTGCCCCGGATTCAACGTACCGAGAGGAATCTCCTGGGAGACCTGAGGTTATTGATGCTGAATCTAAGGAATTTCAGGAGCCGAAGGACACCGAGACTCAAAATTCTTTCAATGGTGAAGAAATTACATCCATGGAGAAGCCTGTGCTTCAGGCATGCAATTCCCATGGAATCGAACGCGATAGGTCATCTCTTGAAG GTGAAAGCTACCAGGCAACTGATGCTGTGACGCGAAATTTGGAAATAAGCGAGAAAGGCGGTACAGAAGTTTCGGAAGATGGACAGGCTAGTTGCAGGGATCCGAACAAACCTTTTGGTTCTGCATTGTCTAATGATATTTGCACAGAGATTTCGAATAGGTCTCCGACCTCGGACTTCCCTGCACCGGAGAAGTTGCTGTCTGTACCAGAGGGCCTTACTGAAACACATGGTGACGACTTACCGTTGTATTCTTCACTGGACAAAGGAAACTTGACTGAGGACGACGGTGTTTCTGGAACTAAACTTTTATCTGGGAAGAAGCGAAGCTTTACTGAAAGTACTTTAACAGCCCAGAGTTTTAACTCAGCCGAGTCGGTTGGGGTGCACCGATCTAAGAGGGTTACCGAGTCCATTcctgatgatgatgatttgtTATCATCTATTTTAG TTGGAAGACGATCTTCggttttgaaaatgaaaccGTCACCTCctgtgcatgaaacaatatcTTTGAAACGTTCGCGACCTGCACTCCGAGTTGGCACCTCAAGGAAGAAGGTGCTTATGGATGATATGATGGTTTTGCATGGAGA CACAATACGTCACCAACTTACTAGCACTGAAGACATACGTCGTGTTCGGAAAAAGGCACCTTGTACTCGTCCGGAAATTTCAATGATTCAGAGACAATTCTTAGAAGATGAAATTTTCAGTGAATCCATATATTCAG GTATCTCCAAGGAACTGTCCTCATTGCATGCAGAAGCGTTTAACCTTAGTGAAATCAGGGTTTACGAGAAGGATCCCGTCGGTGCTTCGACCGAGGCAGGAAACAATTTCGAGTCTGCTGTTAGGCCAAATACCACTGAAGAAAGTGCTACAGAAACAAACCCTGATGCGGTGGTTGACAAAAATGATTTCGAATCTCAGCCTTCTCGGGCTACTATTCAGATTGAAACTCAAGAGTTAGCCTTAGAGTGTCCTGATCTTGAGGTTCAAGACCAGCAGCAAGTGACTTCAACTGAGAATGCTGGACTGGAACCCATTGGAGAGCGAGAAAAAATGGATTCTGAAGCCGGAAATATTGCTGATGCAGTCGATAGCTTCGATATCAAGGAGTTAGAGTTGCCGTCCTTAGTCATCGGGGATAAATATGATGATCGAAATGCTTCGTTGCAGATGGATATTTCTTGCTTTTCTCCGGAGAAAATATTGGAATCTCAGTCTGGTGTTGAAGATACTTTTACGGTGGAATCGGGGAATGTAGGTCTTGACACTGTTAATGCTAATGATTGCACCGAGATCAGAGATAACGTTGACGATGAAAAACCCGATCACAATGTTTCCCTTGTAACTTCACCTCGAGAAAATGGCGCCAAACCTGCCGAAAGCATCTTAGATGTTAAGTTAGGGGAAATCGATGCAGATGGAGTAAATACAGCAGATTTCGTTTGTGATGAGAAGGATGGAgcttctctttgtttaattgatGGAGCTCAGATGGATCCTCAATATTCACCAGGATTCGATATGGATTTTAAAAGTACCTCCTTCAATGAAGTTGTGAATCCGAGCTACCCTGAAGAAGCTGATTTGCTCGATATTGTGGACACTGAAATGACTGTCCTCGATCGTCCAATAGCCGAAGATCGTGGT GACTTCGAGGATGCCACGGTGGCTAATGATATAG AATTTTTGAACGCAGATGACgacgatgaagaagatgaggacAACGCGCAATTTGCAGCTGATCCTAGCTTTCTCGAAAACAGTGGATGGTCGTCCCGCACCAG GGCTGTGGCTAGATATCTTCAAAATCTCTTTGATAGGGACTCTGTACATGGGAGAAAGGTCCTTCACATGGATAACTTGCTCGTTAACAAAACTCGGAAGGAAGCATCGAGAATGTTTTTCGAGACACTG GTTCTCAAGACAAAGGATTACCTCCATGTAGAACAGGAGAGACCCTTTGACAACATTAGTCTAAAGCCAAGAATAAATCTCATGAAATCAAGTTTCTGA